From a region of the Cucumis sativus cultivar 9930 chromosome 6, Cucumber_9930_V3, whole genome shotgun sequence genome:
- the LOC101217737 gene encoding rRNA-processing protein fcf2 — protein sequence MSKGKPIIGLSWEPKLPASSSGIKAKTCDKSNSQAENGLVWKSNSELVDGLFVPPNNPKKLNKLLRKQVSDTAGRNWFDMPAKTMTPEVEKDLRLLKLRSVIDPKRHYKKGDSKSKTLPKYFQVGTVVESSLDFFSGRLTKKERKATLADELLSDQALTQYRKRKVREIEEQNRPGGNDKWKIRGHHSRKRAKDRRN from the exons atGTCGAAAGGAAAGCCCATAATTGGCCTCTCTTGGGAGCCAAAGCTGCCAGCCTCCTCATCGGGGATCAAAGCTAAAACTTGCGACAAATCTAATAGTCAAGCAGAAAACGGTCTTGTTTGGAAAAGCAATTCAGAGCTTGTAGATGGGTTATTTGTTCCACCAAACAACCCAAAAAAGTTGAACAAGTTATTGAGAAAGCAAGTCAGTGACACGGCTGGGAGGAATTG GTTTGACATGCCAGCAAAAACCATGACCCCTGAAGTGGAAAAAGATTTGCGCTTGTTGAAG CTGAGGAGTGTCATCGATCCAAAGAGACACTACAAGAAGGGTGATTCGAAGTCGAAAACTCTTCCCAAATATTTCCAG GTGGGAACTGTGGTTGAGTCTTCTTTGGACTTCTTCTCGGGTAGATTAACaaagaaggaaaggaaagcAACGCTTGCAGATGAGCTGCTATCCGACCAGGCTCTCACTCAGTACAG AAAACGTAAAGTTCGAGAAATCGAAGAACAGAATCGACCTGGTGGCAACGATAAATGGAAAATAAGGGGTCATCATTCACGAAAACGGGCAAAGGATAGGAGGAACTAG
- the LOC101217504 gene encoding uncharacterized protein LOC101217504 isoform X1, producing the protein MAIPFGKITILVGAGIVGSVLAKEGRLPYVQDFVSGAFKIALRRISRDDSSTSKTKPRNDSLMAQVKSLREELQMLASNRQMTIVTTGGRGGRKYGVIILVVVVGYGIIWMKGWKLPDMMFATKRSLADACTSVARQLENVYSSIAATKRNLSSKMDSVDKSLDETLDVTTDTQEQVSELRGRSETFGRDIKSVHHAVQTLENKLCTFEGKQDRTYEGVKKLCNYAIDLENKRTAERTQAIPSGPSRQVLELPPTPSPKLQNRSLPIGFSPEALSPSESNGSSDQAQVQRRSLQNTVSDPGLMSIAPTDSTAPSNSSLDTMSNGTSSSEATKSEAGNSGLSGLGFLTRTRSAMSAVFRHSRSSVQS; encoded by the exons ATGGCGATTCCTTTTGGGAAGATCACCATTCTCGTTGGAGCTG GTATTGTTGGCTCTGTTCTGGCAAAAGAGGGACGCCTGCCATATGTACAAGATTTCGTCTCAGGTGCCTTTAAG ATTGCTCTAAGGCGTATCAGTCGAGATGACTCTAGCACTTCAAAAACCAAGCCACGCAATGACTCTTTAATGGCTCAG GTAAAAAGCTTACGTGAGGAACTGCAAATGTTAGCATCAAATCGCCAGATGACAATTGTGACTACTGGGGGAAGAG GGGGTAGAAAATATGGCGTAATCATTCTTGTGGTTGTAGTAGGGTATGGAATCATTTGGATGAAG GGATGGAAACTTCCTGATATGATGTTTGCTACAAAGCGTAGTCTAGCTGATGCTTGCACTTCCGTTGCTAGGCAGCTCGAGAATGTTTACTCATCCATTGCG GCTACAAAACGGAATTTATCTTCAAAAATGGACAGTGTTGACAAAAGTTTGGATGAAACTTTGGATGTCACTACTGATACACAAGAACAG GTCTCAGAACTACGAGGTAGATCAGAAACTTTTGGCAGGGATATTAAGTCCGTTCATCATGCCGTCCAGACATTG GAAAATAAACTTTGCACCTTTGAAGGAAAGCAG GATCGAACGTATGAAGGTGTTAAGAAATTGTGTAATTATGCTATCGACTTGGAGAATAAGAGGACTGCAGAGCGTACTCAG GCAATTCCTTCTGGTCCCTCTAGGCAAGTTCTTGAACTCCCTCCAACACCTTCACCAAAG ttGCAAAATCGGTCGTTGCCGATTGGCTTTTCACCAGAAGCACTTTCTCCCTCTGAGTCTAATGGTTCTTCTGACCAG GCTCAAGTTCAACGGCGATCCCTCCAAAATACTGTCTCAGACCCTGGCTTGATG TCAATAGCACCTACAGATTCAACGGCTCCATCAAATAGCAGCCTTGATACAATGTCGAATGGGACTAGTTCATCCGAAGCTACCAAAAGCGAGGCTGGGAATTCCGGTCTTTCAGGACTTGGATTTCTTACCAGAACAAGGAGTGCAATGAGCGCAGTATTCCGGCATTCTCGTTCCAGTGTTCAATCTTGA
- the LOC101217504 gene encoding uncharacterized protein LOC101217504 isoform X2: MAQVKSLREELQMLASNRQMTIVTTGGRGGRKYGVIILVVVVGYGIIWMKGWKLPDMMFATKRSLADACTSVARQLENVYSSIAATKRNLSSKMDSVDKSLDETLDVTTDTQEQVSELRGRSETFGRDIKSVHHAVQTLENKLCTFEGKQDRTYEGVKKLCNYAIDLENKRTAERTQAIPSGPSRQVLELPPTPSPKLQNRSLPIGFSPEALSPSESNGSSDQAQVQRRSLQNTVSDPGLMSIAPTDSTAPSNSSLDTMSNGTSSSEATKSEAGNSGLSGLGFLTRTRSAMSAVFRHSRSSVQS, translated from the exons ATGGCTCAG GTAAAAAGCTTACGTGAGGAACTGCAAATGTTAGCATCAAATCGCCAGATGACAATTGTGACTACTGGGGGAAGAG GGGGTAGAAAATATGGCGTAATCATTCTTGTGGTTGTAGTAGGGTATGGAATCATTTGGATGAAG GGATGGAAACTTCCTGATATGATGTTTGCTACAAAGCGTAGTCTAGCTGATGCTTGCACTTCCGTTGCTAGGCAGCTCGAGAATGTTTACTCATCCATTGCG GCTACAAAACGGAATTTATCTTCAAAAATGGACAGTGTTGACAAAAGTTTGGATGAAACTTTGGATGTCACTACTGATACACAAGAACAG GTCTCAGAACTACGAGGTAGATCAGAAACTTTTGGCAGGGATATTAAGTCCGTTCATCATGCCGTCCAGACATTG GAAAATAAACTTTGCACCTTTGAAGGAAAGCAG GATCGAACGTATGAAGGTGTTAAGAAATTGTGTAATTATGCTATCGACTTGGAGAATAAGAGGACTGCAGAGCGTACTCAG GCAATTCCTTCTGGTCCCTCTAGGCAAGTTCTTGAACTCCCTCCAACACCTTCACCAAAG ttGCAAAATCGGTCGTTGCCGATTGGCTTTTCACCAGAAGCACTTTCTCCCTCTGAGTCTAATGGTTCTTCTGACCAG GCTCAAGTTCAACGGCGATCCCTCCAAAATACTGTCTCAGACCCTGGCTTGATG TCAATAGCACCTACAGATTCAACGGCTCCATCAAATAGCAGCCTTGATACAATGTCGAATGGGACTAGTTCATCCGAAGCTACCAAAAGCGAGGCTGGGAATTCCGGTCTTTCAGGACTTGGATTTCTTACCAGAACAAGGAGTGCAATGAGCGCAGTATTCCGGCATTCTCGTTCCAGTGTTCAATCTTGA
- the LOC101217274 gene encoding probable DNA primase large subunit: protein MEPYRSHRKSPISTNSTTTLPLYRSAPPLEVRLEDFELYAIDRLRVLKGISDGLSRGKKSEEMEKLVRELLKTNMKHPQASEVVNKDIISHFVLRLVYCRTEDLRKWFLSMETMLFRHRFLSEGPESQKQVFAELGLSYKAISNAEFEAVRDKLVQVARLIGQPAPSSDAIYYKVPWEEVPELVAGRRVFLHKGYAYIAIYQVVSLVATQFRSYLSKALSLTNRKWTSTIREQEKDRLAPIVEALCTSYLGPDYSQPREYADISIKDLDQIAKSSFPLCMRHLFEKLKEDHHLKHGGRMQLGLFLKGVGLKLDDALAFWRAEFSQRVGAERFDKEYAYSIRHNYGKEGKRVDYSPYSCQKVISSSPSVGDHHGCPYRHFSEDNLRAALGKMGVNNRTMEDIMDKVRNRHYQLACTLTFESIHGSTCDAGINHPNQYFIDSQKVLQSKNNSTS, encoded by the exons ATGGAACCCTATCGTTCTCACAGAAAATCTCCCATCTCAACCAATTCCACTACCACTCTCCCACTCTACCGCTCTGCTCCTCCTCTTGAAGTCAGGCTTGAAGATTTTGAGCTTTATGCCATAGATCGTCTTCGAG TTCTTAAAGGGATTTCTGATGGGTTATCTCGAGGAAAGAAATCTGAAGAAATGGAGAAACTG GTTAGAGAATTGTTGAAAACCAACATGAAACATCCACAGGCATCTGAGGTTGTGAACAAGGATATAATATCTCACTTTGTTCTGCGCCTTGTGTATTGCCGAAC GGAGGACTTGAGAAAATGGTTTCTTTCTATGGAAACTATGCTATTCCGACATCGTTTTCTTTCTGAAGGTCCTGAATCTCAG AAGCAGGTATTTGCGGAGCTTGGTCTCTCATACAAAGCAATCAGTAATGCAGAATTTGAG GCTGTAAGGGACAAATTGGTTCAAGTTGCTCGGTTGATTGGTCAGCCTGCACCAAGTA gtGATGCTATATACTATAAG GTACCATGGGAAGAAGTTCCAGAGCTTGTGGCTGGTCGAAGAGTATTCCTCCATAAAGGATATGCATATATTGCTATTTATCAG GTGGTTTCCCTTGTTGCAACACAATTCCGCAGTTACCTATCGAAGGCCCTAAGTCTGACGAACAG GAAATGGACATCTACAATAAGAGAACAAGAGAAAGATCGGTTGGCCCCA ATAGTAGAAGCCCTTTGCACGAGCTACCTGGGTCCTGACTACTCACAg CCAAGAGAGTATGCGGATATATCAATAAAGGACCTTGACCAAATAGCTAAAAGTTCATTTCCACTTTGCATGCGACACCTATTTGAAAAG CTGAAAGAAGATCATCATTTGAAGCATGGAGGGAGGATGCAATTAGGTCTCTTTCTCAAG GGTGTTGGTTTGAAGCTTGATGATGCCCTGGCTTTCTGGAGAGCTGAGTTCTCCCAGAGA GTTGGTGCTGAGAGGTTTGACAAAGAATATGCATACAGTATCAGGCATAACTATGGAAAAGAAGGCAAGAGAGTG GATTATTCGCCTTATTCCTGTCAAAAAGTAATCTCATCATCACCTAGTGTTGGAGATCATCATGGATGTCCCTATAGACATTTCAG TGAAGACAACTTAAGAGCAGCTCTTGGTAAAATGGGAGTAAATAACCGGACAATGGAAGATATAATGGACAAAGTGCGAAATAGACATTATCAG TTGGCATGCACCTTGACATTTGAATCAATCCATGGCTCGACATGTGATGCTGGGATTAATCATCCAAACCAGTACTTCATTGATAGTCAAAAGGTCCTGCAATCTAAG AATAATTCAACATCCTAG